Genomic window (Takifugu rubripes chromosome 1, fTakRub1.2, whole genome shotgun sequence):
ACCTGTCGGTCATGTCTTAAATAGTGGAGTAGAAGCTTATACCTAGAAaaggttttatatttttatgtttgtaagACGTTCTAAGGCGGAGTTATGCTGATGTATTTTGCAAAAGTTTAAAGCATTTTGCTTCAttaactggagaaaaacatgtttacttTGAAATGTGTCTGCCCATCTTTGAATTTTGCATtaattagaataaaaataaagtcatttggatgttttttttatactgtCGTTCCATATTGCTACAAGACAGTACAGTGAGTTTCTGACAGTTAAAGCAAAGAGCAATTAACTTAAAAGAAGCTCACCATTAATTGCAATTAAAATCTTAATTAGTTGACagcccaagtgtgtgtgtgtgtgtgtgtgtgtgtgtgtgtacacacacacacatacatacacatatacacacacacaccagtgataTCACTCTCTCCTAAAATAGCAAAATGGATGCTCTTTGTTGCAGGAGTATCTCGCTCAGCCCAGTGTCTCTTGCAATGAGAAGATGTGTCGGCCTCTACAGAGAGAACTGTTGTTGGCCCACTGCAGCCTCCTGAGAATCACactgtctgacagcagcatgCAGCCAAGCCTCGATGCCCTTAAAAGGTAGGCTGTGCATCGAACAACAATACCGGTACATAAAATGATTGAACATTGAGATCAGTATTCTATGCTAGTTTTTGGTTTTGCAGCATGACCCTGCTATATTTATCCAGATCAGCACAGATGACACATCACCTgatcatgttttgtttttgtttttagttttgatGAATCCATGCACACTCTGAGCCGCGTTGCTGGCCGGTACACAGACGACCTGTTTGAGATGTTCATGGAGATGAGAGGTCACCTCTACCTGCATGCTGGCACACTGCTTTTGAAGCTTGCTCAGGACCGCCAACAGACCTGGATGTCTGTCTCTGATCTGGCTGCACTATGCTACCTGCTGGCATACCAGGTACTGACACACAGCACCTTCCAGTGATGGATATAAGGCAAAACCAGGGGCTGTAAGCTGTAGAAAACATCCACACAGATTATATTGAGTGTTTTATCTTTTTCCACCAGGTCCAAAGACCAAAATCTAAAATGACCAAAAGAGACCAGTCATGCCTACagcttctggagctgctggctaATGACCGACAAAGCCAGGCTGGCCACATGTTGTTCAGTCTGAGCACTAATGCAACCACCCTGATCAGAGAGGTCTGTTCGTGTCTTCTGACACTGTTTAAAAATAGGTTTTGTCAGTGATAATGTATTCATTGATTGGGTTTTTCTGTATGTTGCAACCTGGAGAGATGCAAATTCCTTTGCTTTATCTTCTGTGCGCAGGTGGTGGAGGCAGTTGGAAATCGTAGTGGTCAGGACTCTCTTTTTGAACTCCTATATGGACCACATGCCTCCACCGCATCTTCCTTTATTGCCAATGATGACATTCATACGATTAATCCTGTGACTCCAGATCTCCTTCACCTGGCCAAATGTGATAGTGGTATGATGCagaacccccccatccccccattgAGTAGAAGTTTACAGTAGAACATATAAACAATTTCCTGTTTCCCAAAATGATATTGggagaagaaggaaaagggGTTTTACATTTTCTCATGTTCTTCAGGCTCTATCCTGCTGCATGGAGGTGACCTGCAACATCTCACCTGGCTGGGGTTACAGTGGACCCTCCGTAGTCAAAGACCAGAAATGCGCAGTTGGTTGAAGCAGCTCTTTCCTCTGCACAATCTGGAAACCTCAAAACTAGACAGCAGTGCACCAGAGTCCATTTGTTTGCTGGATTTGGAGGTACAAGGAAGTCTGTAGAGCCACTTATTTGTTCTAACTTCATATGTAAATTTAGCAAATATTTCTTTCATTattccttcatttttttccttaaaatcatagtgtttctttctttgtttcaaTCCAGGTTTTCTTGTATGGCGTCGTGTTTTGTTGCCACTGTCAACTCCAGGAGACTGCGAAGATCAGCGGTGGAATGAacgagcaacagcagcagcagcagctgtaccAACCACGctgcctccctgtcccactgcTTCGCCTCTTGACCactgggagacagagagaatggTGGAATGCCATTTACAGCCTCATTCACGGACAAGCAGTGTGAGTTGACCAATGtcacaaagtttaaaaaacaTCCAGCATATATGTAAAAGATGTTATGAACTTTGGGGTACTttgatatattttaatattccaAGTGCCGCTCATTTTTCTAAAGACTAAAAAAGTGTTGAACTTTATTATTACTACTTAATGCTGGAAAAACGTTGTGTCGCCATGTTTTTGAATCTCCTATTCTCCTTTGTAGTTCTGGAACATCAGCCAAACTGCGGATGATTGTGCAGCACGGGTTGAACACTCTAAGAGGTGGAGAGAAACATGGACTTCAACCAGCAATGCTCATCCATTGGGCGCAGAGTTTAAGCCAAATGGTACACACATttcttgaaatatttatttattctacgGTAATTCCACGTCCTTGTCAAAGCCTGAAAAGAGAATTTCAGTCCAACTATCAACTTTTTAAAGCGTTCTGTCTTCATAATGCAGTGGAAACCACCATAAATATGGAGGCTTCAGTGTCTTCTTTGCTTGATGTTCTGCTCTTTCTGTGTCCAATAACTCAGGGTGATGGAGTGAACTCGTACTATGACCAGAAGGAGTACATCGGCCGCAGTGTGCACTACTGGAAAGTCGTGCATCCACTGTTGGAAAGGGTCAAAAACAGACGTGGGATACCAGAACCTCTAGACCCTCTTTTTATACACTTTCCATCCAAAGATATTCAGGTTATTACTCTCACAGGTTGAATCTCTAAAAAGAATTTGGAATTGAATTCCTGTTTATACTTGGGTTTCACCGAGTTTATTAAAAATATGGATATTAATTAAGGATCTATTTAAAGTGCTGATAATTCTGCTTATTCTGTGCCAGATTTCTGCTGTCAAAGGTTATGAAGAAGAAGCCAAAGTAGCTTACGCAACCCTCCTTGACATAGAAGGCAAGACAGAAGAGGCCATTGCTACCTTGGAAACTGTCAATACCATGTCATCAGTCTGGCATTTGGCTCAGGTATTTTCAGTGTGCTTTTATCCCCTCCCCATGGCCTTTCATTTACAAATGTTTGACAGCACTTTGTAATGACTTGAacaaaatgtgctttttcttgGCAGATCTACCAACGCCTGTCAGAGGAGGCCAATGGTAGGGAGGAAACCCAGGACAGATGCGTCACACTGTTGAGAAAGTTCCGGACCTATTTGTTGAAGATGTATAACGCCAATGCAGATGATATTGACAAGGCAGGTTCCTTTTTTTATGTCTTAGCAAACTAACTAAACAGGCTGAGAAGATTTTGTGTCTTATTTGCTGCTTGCAACATTAGCTACTTGGTTTCCCACCAGCTCTGAGCAACTGAGTATTGTTAATTGTGCTCACTCAGTGCGTTTACATGCCCCTCTTAAATGGGCTGTGCTCAGAATTGGACTTTGACTTCTTGTGTGCATCTGTTCCTTGTCCTGGTTTATGTGCAATGGAGAAATTTGGCTAACACCAGGTGGCAATATACATCTTTTTGGCAGATTAATAAAGCTGGCTTTCTGGTTGAGATACTAGGTAACAAACACATACGGTAAAGTCAGAAGGTTATGTAGTGAACCAGTCTTAGCTTCCCTGGTGTGTGGTCCCTTGACATAGTTAgaatttttgtgttttgtttttttgggtctTTTTTCGCGTTAGGAGCAACGCTCTCTTCcatcaaaacattcaaaatTGAGTGACAATAATGACAAAACTCACCATTGGATCCTGGCAAATCTGGTTCTTATGCATTGCGGTTGACATCATTTGTCAACTGTTATAACCATTGTTTCCATTTGTGGTACAGATTCCTATTTCCATGGAGGAAATTGTGGATCTTCTGAGCGATGTGAACCAGGAGCTGGTTGAGAGTGGAGGAACCATAGATGAACAGGATGATGAGGGCCAAAAAGGACCAGCCCACTCCAGCCCTGCTCATCCCACTGAAACCTCCACAGCAATATCTCACTTGAAGTTTTCCACTCCCTCTCCCAACAAGAGCATAGTTTCTCCAACTAAGAGACATCTGGTAAGTCCGTGCCATCATTTTTTCCAGACAAGAAAAAAGGCCATTTTTATGatttctttgcttttcattCAGATTTCTCCAAAGACACCACCTCATTGGGTGGAAGACCAGAAAAGCCTCCTCCAGATGCTGTGTCAGCAAGTGGAAGCCCTTAAGGTTAGAATAGATGATATAGATGTACTGTAGTATATATTTATGGATGTTTGATACCTTTTTTTCAGACCGCATATGAGTACATCTCAAGTATCAGTATTTGTGGTGGATCTGATGATTTCACGATTCAAAAGACTTTATTGTCCACTGCATAATGCCAGAGCTCAAACCAAATGCCACAAAGACATTTAAGAAAAGCACATTTATACCAATGAGATGTCTATTTTGCTTTGTCTAAAGCAGAAACAAATCGTtggtttaaatgtatttaaattttACATCTTTTGGCATTTGTTATTTCCCGTAGAATGAGGTCCATGATCTGAGACAGAGCGCCTCAGTGAATGCAGGTTCCCCTCATCATAAGATGTATGGGGATAGTTACGGGGCTGAAGGTCTCCAGGAGACGTTTAATCCTGTCCAGTCTTATCATGGAGCCCCTCTAACAGGTCAGTGATGTTTGCGCATCATTTAAGGTGTGTTTGCCGTATGAATTTCATATATTTTGGATGTTGTCATCATTTTGTAAATCTGCCGATAATGTgattcaacaacaacaaaacttGATCTCAATAGAAATATGCTTAAGTTCTGTAGTTTTGTTGTTGCAACATTGTGAAATGAACAAAagttagttttgtttttctttcccgtAGTTGCCACTACAGGCCCTTCTGTGTACTATAACCAGTCCCCAGCACATAATTCACAGTATCTCCtacacacagcagcaaatgtgacCCCCACCAAGGTAATTTATCACTATTTGATAAATCTCACACAAATCAACTTGTGTATTTAAGGTAATGTGCAattttgtttctcctttttaaaaagggtTCGATGTATGGCATGAACCGCATGCCTCCTCAGCAGCATATGTATGCGTACCAGCCCCCTACTCACACGCCTCCATTGCAGACAGCTCCAGGCTGCATGTACCCTGCACAAGAACCCGTTTTTGGTGCTCCTCTTCGCTTTGAATCACCAGCTACAAGTCTCCTTTCCCCATATAGTGAGGAATATTTTGCACAAGGTGTAGCCCAACAATCCACCAACCCTCCCTTGCCCGAACCTGGCTACTTTACCAAGCCCTCCGTCGTCCCTGTCCAGCCCCCGAAAAGTATGGAGGGGAAGTCTGCGGAATTTGGAAAGCTCTCATTCAGCCAGCAGGCACCTGCTGAAGTCCCTAAAGTGCCTACATTTGGAGCAGGAGTAGTTGCCCAGTCAACACCTTCAGCCGCTTTCAAATTCAATTCTAACTTTAAGTCCAATGACGGCGACTTCACTTTCTCTGCTTCTCAGACAAAGCACAGTGAAATCCTGCTCGACCTTCTTACATCAGACATTCCGGCTAGAAATGATACTGAAACGGACTCAGCTGCAGTGAAGGAAAAGCAGCCCAGCCAAAGTGGTATCTTCACCTTTGGCAGCACAGGCACTGGAAATATCTTTGGAAAGACAGAGAATCTATTCAAATTTGGGGAAGTTTCAAAACCAGCCTTTGGGATTCCAAAATCTCCAGCGGGAGAGGAAAAGACAGCAGAAAGCGACAACGACAATACTCATgttgaggaggatgaggatggtccTCACTTCGAACCCATTGTACCTCTTCCTGATAAAGTAGATGTAaaaacaggtgaggaggaggaagaggagatgttCTGTAACCGAGCAAAACTGTATCGATTTGATACAGAGACAAAAGAGTGGAAAGAGCGGGGAATTGGCAATGTTAAAATCTTGAAGCACAGCACTAAAGGGAAGGTGCGTCTGTTGATGAGGAGGGAGCAGGTCCTTAAGATTTGTGCAAACCACTACATCACTTCTGATATGATACTGAAGCCAAATGCGAGCTCTGACAAATCCTGGGTCTGGAATGCCCTTGATTACGCAGATGAAGAGCCCAAGACTGAACAGCTTGCCATTCGCTTCAAAACAGTTGATGAGGCATCACTTTTCAAAGCCAAGTTTGAAGAAGCAAAGAAAGTTGTGCTCCAGTCCCCAGAGAAGGCCAAACCtcaggagaagaaagaggaaacattGAGTGCTTCAGAATCTCTGGCAGCTCGATTTGCACTTAAGGAAGGAGAATGGGAATGTTCAGTGTGCTGTGTTAGAAATAAATCTACAGATGAACGATGTGTTGCTTGTCAAACGGCAAATCCCGATCCTTCAGCCAAACCAGAAAAGCAGCACATTCCTGACACCAAGGCAAGTCCTTTTACTTTCAAATTTGGCATCGATTCATCAAATCCCATTAGTTCAGCCTCCACTTTATCTGGTTTTAGTGCTTTTGGAGCATCTATACCAGCCACCTTTACGTTTGGCACCACAAAGCCTTTAGACCCAGGGAGCATTGGATTTGGTTCAGGGTTTATATCTCAgtttgggaaaaaaacagagcaTTGGGACTGTAACTCGTGTGCAAAGAGAAACGAGGCCTCTGcagacatttgtgtttcttgtaAAGCTCTTAAAGATGCCCCAAAATCAACAGCACCAGTTGCTCCTGCACCTGCAGCACAACCTTCCCTATCTACCGTTAGCGATATGTTCGGCGCCCAGTTCACCAAGAAACCAGGACAGTGGGATTGTGATGTTTGCGAAGTAAGAAATGAAGCTTCTGCCAACAAATGTGTTGCCTGCCAGTCCCCTAACCCAGCTGCAAAGTCATCAGAGGGGGCTGTAGCGCCGTCACACACGCCAGCAGCAGCGGGATTCGGAGCTCAGCTTTCAAAAGAGGATGGAATGTGGGACTGTAATATCTGCTTGGTCAGAAATAAAGCATCGGCTTCTGTCTGCATCGCATGCCAGGCTCTGCATCAGGGTTCCTCTTTAGAAACTATGTTTGCAATGAAGGATGGAGAATGGGACTGCGACATCTGTCTGGTGAGAAACATTCCTTCTGCAGATAAATGTATAGCCTGTCAGACACCAAATCCCAAAGCTAAGGACACAGTTGGAAATGCTCCAACAGCCTCCACTTTTAACTTTACATTTGGCTCCAAGAACTCGTCCAGTCAAGTGGCTGAAACTGGATTTTCAATGCCTTTTGAAACCAGTCAAGCATTTCCGTTTCATCAGAACAGTGATAAAACCTCAGCTCCATCTTTCAAGTTTGAAGCTCCTCAGTCTGGGTCCAGTACCCCAAGCTCTTCaaccttctctttttctctgaccAACTCAGCTGGTGGCTTCAAATTTGGTTTGCAGGATCCTGTGAGAGAAACCTCTTCTGCAGATAATCAAACACCCGAGTCTGGCTCAGCCTCCAGCTTTCTGAAAAGCATAGCTGACAAACACAAGGAGAATGAAAATGTGGCAACACCTTCATTGGGACAACTGGAACAGGATCAAAATCCATTAATTTCTGGTAAAAGTAGTGCGTTCAGCTTTGCGGACTTGGCGaagtcttctggagagtttcaATTTGGCCAGAAAACCCCCAATTTCAAAGGATTCTCTGGAGCCGGTGATCAGTTGTTCTCGTCATTACCAGCAACCCCCAGCAAGACGGATGGTTCAAATGAGCTGGAGGATGACGGAATGTATAAAACAGAGGAACACGATGATATTCAGTTTGAACCAGTGGTTCAAATGCCCGATAAAATAGACCTGGTGActggggaggaagatgaagaggttcTTTATTCTCAGCGAGTCAAACTATTTAGGTTTGATTCCACTGTCAGTCAGTGGAAAGAGCGCGGCGTGGGTATCCTGAAAATCCTGAAGAACCCAACTAATGGAAGGTTAAGAGTTCTCATGAGAAGGGAACAGGTTCTGAAGGTGTGCGCCAACCATtggatcaccaccaccatgaaccTGAAGCCCCTGGCAGGTTCAGACAAAGCCTGGATGTGGATGGCAAATGACTTTTCCGATGGAGACGCCAAGCTTGAACAACTGGCTGCTAAGTTCAAAA
Coding sequences:
- the ranbp2 gene encoding E3 SUMO-protein ligase RanBP2 isoform X1, with amino-acid sequence MRRSKVEVDRYVSSVQSSSPSLKVKPVKGFLFAKLYFEAKEYELAKRHVSDYLKVQERDPKAHKFLGQLFEREGEINKAVGCYKRSVGLNPAQKDLVLKVAELLVNKQECDSTAPFWVEKAAKLHPGHPAVFNLKERLISRQGQQSWNQLFDLLQAELTARPADAHVNVKLVQLFNQDGRLEEAVKHCLATEKRGMLRHSLEWYTVVLHTLQEYLAQPSVSCNEKMCRPLQRELLLAHCSLLRITLSDSSMQPSLDALKSFDESMHTLSRVAGRYTDDLFEMFMEMRGHLYLHAGTLLLKLAQDRQQTWMSVSDLAALCYLLAYQVQRPKSKMTKRDQSCLQLLELLANDRQSQAGHMLFSLSTNATTLIREVVEAVGNRSGQDSLFELLYGPHASTASSFIANDDIHTINPVTPDLLHLAKCDSGSILLHGGDLQHLTWLGLQWTLRSQRPEMRSWLKQLFPLHNLETSKLDSSAPESICLLDLEVFLYGVVFCCHCQLQETAKISGGMNEQQQQQQLYQPRCLPVPLLRLLTTGRQREWWNAIYSLIHGQAVSGTSAKLRMIVQHGLNTLRGGEKHGLQPAMLIHWAQSLSQMGDGVNSYYDQKEYIGRSVHYWKVVHPLLERVKNRRGIPEPLDPLFIHFPSKDIQISAVKGYEEEAKVAYATLLDIEGKTEEAIATLETVNTMSSVWHLAQIYQRLSEEANGREETQDRCVTLLRKFRTYLLKMYNANADDIDKIPISMEEIVDLLSDVNQELVESGGTIDEQDDEGQKGPAHSSPAHPTETSTAISHLKFSTPSPNKSIVSPTKRHLISPKTPPHWVEDQKSLLQMLCQQVEALKNEVHDLRQSASVNAGSPHHKMYGDSYGAEGLQETFNPVQSYHGAPLTVATTGPSVYYNQSPAHNSQYLLHTAANVTPTKGSMYGMNRMPPQQHMYAYQPPTHTPPLQTAPGCMYPAQEPVFGAPLRFESPATSLLSPYSEEYFAQGVAQQSTNPPLPEPGYFTKPSVVPVQPPKSMEGKSAEFGKLSFSQQAPAEVPKVPTFGAGVVAQSTPSAAFKFNSNFKSNDGDFTFSASQTKHSEILLDLLTSDIPARNDTETDSAAVKEKQPSQSGIFTFGSTGTGNIFGKTENLFKFGEVSKPAFGIPKSPAGEEKTAESDNDNTHVEEDEDGPHFEPIVPLPDKVDVKTGEEEEEEMFCNRAKLYRFDTETKEWKERGIGNVKILKHSTKGKVRLLMRREQVLKICANHYITSDMILKPNASSDKSWVWNALDYADEEPKTEQLAIRFKTVDEASLFKAKFEEAKKVVLQSPEKAKPQEKKEETLSASESLAARFALKEGEWECSVCCVRNKSTDERCVACQTANPDPSAKPEKQHIPDTKASPFTFKFGIDSSNPISSASTLSGFSAFGASIPATFTFGTTKPLDPGSIGFGSGFISQFGKKTEHWDCNSCAKRNEASADICVSCKALKDAPKSTAPVAPAPAAQPSLSTVSDMFGAQFTKKPGQWDCDVCEVRNEASANKCVACQSPNPAAKSSEGAVAPSHTPAAAGFGAQLSKEDGMWDCNICLVRNKASASVCIACQALHQGSSLETMFAMKDGEWDCDICLVRNIPSADKCIACQTPNPKAKDTVGNAPTASTFNFTFGSKNSSSQVAETGFSMPFETSQAFPFHQNSDKTSAPSFKFEAPQSGSSTPSSSTFSFSLTNSAGGFKFGLQDPVRETSSADNQTPESGSASSFLKSIADKHKENENVATPSLGQLEQDQNPLISGKSSAFSFADLAKSSGEFQFGQKTPNFKGFSGAGDQLFSSLPATPSKTDGSNELEDDGMYKTEEHDDIQFEPVVQMPDKIDLVTGEEDEEVLYSQRVKLFRFDSTVSQWKERGVGILKILKNPTNGRLRVLMRREQVLKVCANHWITTTMNLKPLAGSDKAWMWMANDFSDGDAKLEQLAAKFKSPEVAEEFKLKFEECQKLLLDIPLQTPHKLIDSGRTAHLIQKAEEMKSGLKDLKFFLTDDKTKIKDDDSQEDVDASISAPSLVKAQGETTGPTLEWDNYDLRKEALDDTADSSIYASPLSSSPLRKNLFRFGESTGGFSFSFQPGISPSKSPTKLNQSRASVGTDDEQDTTQEEERDGQYFEPVVPLPDLVEISTGEENEQVVFSHRAKLYRYDKEAAQWKERGIGDLKILQNYETKCVRLLMRRDQVLKICANHWVTSAMKLEPMKGAEKAWVWSAMDFAGVEEGKIEQLAVRFKLQETANTFKQIFEESKIAQENKELMSPVAARVTTQEGGTMQSTPTATPVCGKEAIAVLEETTKESTELPPENTLCAAVSPGPGSKTVVSPPKFVFGTDSLHRFFGSPKPQSDTETSASVEKTNDSGPPPSAAPAFKIPEKGLDFRLFKDNPMAFWTSTSTTHFEPPVTPTGSASECVDEDSDVEIVFVREPTAEQAALAKELLLPPTFFCYQNELGYTSQGETDDEDFESAVKALNGKLYPDTPEKKSPSFSDDSDCQVVWEKKPTAEEEQRAKSFQLPPTFFCGLSTTDGDTDDKADFETEVRKAQQELLIRGVVMQPSTSSTAAAAAATPEQQTSDQPAVTQSEAKGSSSPVDLSNKKSPEAESTIETLSSSSAAAATQGSSGFGFSSLQGFSFADLAQNTEGFAFGSKDPNFTWDNAGATLFGTAAPPAPKNNDEESDDEEAPNDLDIHFEPIVSLPEVETKSGEEDEEILFKERAKLYRWDRTLDQWKERGTGDIKILFHPTKHSYRILMRREQVLRVCANHVITRGMELQPMSASANALIWTATDYAEGNGVVEQLAAKFKTAEIAESFKKAFCGCQKNMDLTDGDSTGASAHQMSRIQEHSRDTNPRVFLKVAANDEPLGIVTIELFSHIVPKTAENFRVLCTGERGFGFKNSIFHRVIPDFMCQGGDITKSDGSGGKSIYGNKFEDENFDVRHTGPGVLSMANHGRDTNSSQFFITLKKAEHLDFKHVAFGRVQDGMDVVQKMGELGTKEGAPSKKLVITECGQL
- the ranbp2 gene encoding E3 SUMO-protein ligase RanBP2 isoform X2, which codes for MRRSKVEVDRYVSSVQSSSPSLKVKPVKGFLFAKLYFEAKEYELAKRHVSDYLKVQERDPKAHKFLGQLFEREGEINKAVGCYKRSVGLNPAQKDLVLKVAELLVNKQECDSTAPFWVEKAAKLHPGHPAVFNLKERLISRQGQQSWNQLFDLLQAELTARPADAHVNVKLVQLFNQDGRLEEAVKHCLATEKRGMLRHSLEWYTVVLHTLQEYLAQPSVSCNEKMCRPLQRELLLAHCSLLRITLSDSSMQPSLDALKSFDESMHTLSRVAGRYTDDLFEMFMEMRGHLYLHAGTLLLKLAQDRQQTWMSVSDLAALCYLLAYQVQRPKSKMTKRDQSCLQLLELLANDRQSQAGHMLFSLSTNATTLIREVVEAVGNRSGQDSLFELLYGPHASTASSFIANDDIHTINPVTPDLLHLAKCDSGSILLHGGDLQHLTWLGLQWTLRSQRPEMRSWLKQLFPLHNLETSKLDSSAPESICLLDLEVFLYGVVFCCHCQLQETAKISGGMNEQQQQQQLYQPRCLPVPLLRLLTTGRQREWWNAIYSLIHGQAVSGTSAKLRMIVQHGLNTLRGGEKHGLQPAMLIHWAQSLSQMGDGVNSYYDQKEYIGRSVHYWKVVHPLLERVKNRRGIPEPLDPLFIHFPSKDIQISAVKGYEEEAKVAYATLLDIEGKTEEAIATLETVNTMSSVWHLAQIYQRLSEEANGREETQDRCVTLLRKFRTYLLKMYNANADDIDKIPISMEEIVDLLSDVNQELVESGGTIDEQDDEGQKGPAHSSPAHPTETSTAISHLKFSTPSPNKSIVSPTKRHLISPKTPPHWVEDQKSLLQMLCQQVEALKNEVHDLRQSASVNAGSPHHKMYGDSYGAEGLQETFNPVQSYHGAPLTVATTGPSVYYNQSPAHNSQYLLHTAANVTPTKGSMYGMNRMPPQQHMYAYQPPTHTPPLQTAPGCMYPAQEPVFGAPLRFESPATSLLSPYSEEYFAQGVAQQSTNPPLPEPGYFTKPSVVPVQPPKSMEGKSAEFGKLSFSQQAPAEVPKVPTFGAGVVAQSTPSAAFKFNSNFKSNDGDFTFSASQTKHSEILLDLLTSDIPARNDTETDSAAVKEKQPSQSGIFTFGSTGTGNIFGKTENLFKFGEVSKPAFGIPKSPAGEEKTAESDNDNTHVEEDEDGPHFEPIVPLPDKVDVKTGEEEEEEMFCNRAKLYRFDTETKEWKERGIGNVKILKHSTKGKVRLLMRREQVLKICANHYITSDMILKPNASSDKSWVWNALDYADEEPKTEQLAIRFKTVDEASLFKAKFEEAKKVVLQSPEKAKPQEKKEETLSASESLAARFALKEGEWECSVCCVRNKSTDERCVACQTANPDPSAKPEKQHIPDTKASPFTFKFGIDSSNPISSASTLSGFSAFGASIPATFTFGTTKPLDPGSIGFGSGFISQFGKKTEHWDCNSCAKRNEASADICVSCKALKDAPKSTAPVAPAPAAQPSLSTVSDMFGAQFTKKPGQWDCDVCEVRNEASANKCVACQSPNPAAKSSEGAVAPSHTPAAAGFGAQLSKEDGMWDCNICLVRNKASASVCIACQALHQGSSLETMFAMKDGEWDCDICLVRNIPSADKCIACQTPNPKAKDTVGNAPTASTFNFTFGSKNSSSQVAETGFSMPFETSQAFPFHQNSDKTSAPSFKFEAPQSGSSTPSSSTFSFSLTNSAGGFKFGLQDPVRETSSADNQTPESGSASSFLKSIADKHKENENVATPSLGQLEQDQNPLISGKSSAFSFADLAKSSGEFQFGQKTPNFKGFSGAGDQLFSSLPATPSKTDGSNELEDDGMYKTEEHDDIQFEPVVQMPDKIDLVTGEEDEEVLYSQRVKLFRFDSTVSQWKERGVGILKILKNPTNGRLRVLMRREQVLKVCANHWITTTMNLKPLAGSDKAWMWMANDFSDGDAKLEQLAAKFKSPEVAEEFKLKFEECQKLLLDIPLQTPHKLIDSGRTAHLIQKAEEMKSGLKDLKFFLTDDKTKIKDDDSQEDVDASISAPSLVKAQGETTGPTLEWDNYDLRKEALDDTADSSIYASPLSSSPLRKNLFRFGESTGGFSFSFQPGISPSKSPTKLNQSRASVGTDDEQDTTQEEERDGQYFEPVVPLPDLVEISTGEENEQVVFSHRAKLYRYDKEAAQWKERGIGDLKILQNYETKCVRLLMRRDQVLKICANHWVTSAMKLEPMKGAEKAWVWSAMDFAGVEEGKIEQLAVRFKLQETANTFKQIFEESKIAQENKELMSPVAARVTTQEGGTMQSTPTATPVCGKEAIAVLEETTKESTELPPENTLCAAVSPGPGSKTVVSPPKFVFGTDSLHRFFGSPKPQSDTETSASVEKTNDSGPPPSAAPAFKIPEKGLDFRLFKDNPMAFWTSTSTTHFEPPVTPTGSASECVDEDSDVEIVFVREPTAEQAALAKELLLPPTFFCYQNELGYTSQGETDDEDFESAVKALNGKLYPDTPEKKSPSFSDDSDCQVVWEKKPTAEEEQRAKSFQLPPTFFCGLSTTDGDTDDKADFETEVRKAQQELPSTSSTAAAAAATPEQQTSDQPAVTQSEAKGSSSPVDLSNKKSPEAESTIETLSSSSAAAATQGSSGFGFSSLQGFSFADLAQNTEGFAFGSKDPNFTWDNAGATLFGTAAPPAPKNNDEESDDEEAPNDLDIHFEPIVSLPEVETKSGEEDEEILFKERAKLYRWDRTLDQWKERGTGDIKILFHPTKHSYRILMRREQVLRVCANHVITRGMELQPMSASANALIWTATDYAEGNGVVEQLAAKFKTAEIAESFKKAFCGCQKNMDLTDGDSTGASAHQMSRIQEHSRDTNPRVFLKVAANDEPLGIVTIELFSHIVPKTAENFRVLCTGERGFGFKNSIFHRVIPDFMCQGGDITKSDGSGGKSIYGNKFEDENFDVRHTGPGVLSMANHGRDTNSSQFFITLKKAEHLDFKHVAFGRVQDGMDVVQKMGELGTKEGAPSKKLVITECGQL